One genomic region from Colletotrichum lupini chromosome 7, complete sequence encodes:
- a CDS encoding rhodanese-like domain-containing protein — translation MVTIAILRPARGTKLSQFTARSLQATAAFAARRSFSSYLVTPKELDEALKKNPPSKISPEPRTIPLCASWFLPNDGRTGIEVYRQQRIPKARFFDLDKVIDRRSEYPHMLPSAKDFAAAMSELGIRKEDTVVVYDTKELGIFSAPRVGWTLKIFGHPKVHVLNNFKLWVEQGLPTESGELYNVECCTYPIPKLDEGKVAEFEEVREIALDHNKEGAEGVQILDARSPGRFAGTDPEPRPGLSSGHMPGSINIPMTAVLDPETKTFYPAEKLKQIFQEKGVNPEKPIVSSCGTGVTACVIETALEEAGWGSPETRRVYDGSWTEWAQRVKPSDSLIRKNDVELRLVAIPSLPHFWFSLVFMYDIRHITALEFALRMGEQATVMDHDYGQFVCLDALHELARMTHCTLPRCGSGSPNPSNEPALSTIAKYSAGPDSHHRPPQKKVVPESRNNFLPLRNTTQPD, via the exons ATGGTTACCATCGCTATCCTACGACCCGCGCGCGGCACAAAGCTGTCGCAATTCACTGCGCGCTCTCTCCAGGCCACCGCCGCCTTCGCTGCCCGCcgctccttctcctcctacCTCGTCACCCCCAAGGAGCTCGACGAGGCCCTCAAGAAGAATCCCCCCTCCAAGATCAGCCCCGAACCGCGCACCATTCCCCTTTGCGCCTCCTGGTTCCTTCCCAACGATGGCCGCACCGGCATTGAGGTCTACCGTCAACAGCGGATTCCCAAGGCCCGTTTCTTCGACCTCGACAAGGTCATTGACCGCCGTAGCGAGTACCCCCATATGCTGCCTTCCGCCAAGGACTTTGCAGCGGCCATGAGCGAGCTGGGCATCCGCAAGGAGGACACCGTCGTCGTCTACGACACCAAGGAGCTGGGCATCTTCAGCGCCCCGCGCGTCGGCTGGACCCTCAAGATCTTTGGCCATCCCAAGGTCCACGTACTGAACAACTTCAAGCTCTGGGTCGAGCAAGGTCTTCCTACCGAGTCTGGCGAGCTCTATAATGTCGAGTGCTGTACCTACCCCATCCCCAAGTTGGATGAGGGTAAGGTCGCTGAGTTCGAGGAGGTGCGCGAGATTGCGCTGGACCACAACAAGGAGGGCGCAGAGGGTGTACAGATCCTTGATGCGCGGTCTCCCGGCCGTTTCGCGGGCACCGATCCGGAACCCAGGCCTGGTCTGTCGTCTGGCCACATGCCCGGCTCCATTAACATCCCGATGACCGCTGTCCTGGATCCCGAGACCAAGACGTTCTATCCCGCGGAGAAGCTCAAGCAGATTTTCCAGGAGAAGGGTGTCAATCCTGAGAAACCCATCGTCTCGAGCTGCGGAACCGGCGTAACTGCCTGTGTCATTGAGACCGCTCTCGAGGAGGCTGGATGGGGCTCTCCTGAGACGCGCAGAGTCTACGATGGAAGCTGGAC TGAATGGGCACAGCGGGTCAAGCCTTCTGATTCACTCATCAGGAAGAACGA CGTCGAGTTGCGTCTAGTTGCGATACCCTCACTACCCCACTTCTGGTTTTCTCTGGTTTTCATGTACGATATCCGGCACATCACAGCTTTGGAGTTTGCATTGCGCATGGGAGAG CAGGCCACGGTAATGGATCACGATTATGGACAATTTGTGTGTTTGGATGCCTTACA TGAGCTTGCACGCATGACACACTGTACTCTACCTCGGTGTGGTTCG GGCTCGCCAAACCCGTCCAATGAGCCCGCCTTGAGCACAATCGCAAAATATTCAGCCGGCCCTGACAGCCACCACAGACCCCCGCAAAAAAAAGTTGTACCCGAATCGCGAAATAACTTCCTCCCCCTTCGAAACACCACGCAACCGGACTAA
- a CDS encoding 40S ribosomal protein S2: MADRGASAPARGGGGFGARGGDRGRGRGRGRGRRGGKSEEKEWQPVTKLGRLVKAGKISSMEEIYLHSLPIKEYQIVDFFLPKLKDEVMKTTTQQSPMQMKIWIKPVQKQTRAGQRTRFKAIVLIGDSEGHVGLGIKTSKEVATAIRAAIIIAKLSVIPVRRGYWGTNLGAPHSLPTKESGKCGSVTVRLIPAPRGTGLVASPAVKRLLQLAGVEDAYTSSAGSTKTLENTLKATFTAVSNTYGFLTPNLWKETKLIRSPLEEYADTLREGKKY; encoded by the exons ATGGCTGACCGTGGTGCAAGCGCCCCCGCCCGTGGAGGTGGTGGTTTCGGAGCTCGTGGCGGTGACCGTGGCCGTGGACGTGGCCGTGGTCGCGGACGTCGCGGCGGCAAGAGCGAGGAGAAGGAGTGGCAGCCCGTCACCAAGCTCGGTCGTCTCGTGAAGGCCGGCAAGATCAGCTCCATGGAGGAGATCTACCTTCACTCCCTGCCCATCAAGGAGTACCAGATTGTCGACTTCTTCCTGCCCAAGCTCAAGGATGAGGTCATGAAG ACGACGACGCAACAATCGCCAATGCAGATGAAGATTTGG ATCAAGCCCGTCCAGAAGCAGACCCGTGCCGGTCAGCGCACCCGTTTCAAGGCCATCGTCCTTATCGGTGACTCTGAGGGACACGTTGGTCTCGGAATCAAGACCTCCAAGGAAGTCGCTACCGCTATTCGCGCTGCCATCATCATCGCCAAGCTTAGCGTCATCCCCGTCCGTCGCGGTTACTGGGGAACCAACCTCGGTGCCCCCCACTCCCTGCCCACCAAGGAGTCTGGAAAGTGCGGTTCCGTCACCGTCCGT CTCATTCCCGCCCCCCGCGGTACCGGCCTTGTCGCCTCCCCCGCCGTCAAGCGTCTCCTCCAGCTCGCTGGTGTCGAGGACGCCTACACCTCCTCCGCCGGTTCCACCAAGACCCTCGAGAACACCCTCAAGGCCACCTTCACCGCCGTCTCCAACACCTACGGCTTCCTTACCCCCAACCTGTGGAAGGAGACCAAGCTCATCAGATCGCCTCTCGAGGAGTACGCGGACACCCTGCGTGAGGGCAAGAAGTACTAG